A single genomic interval of Helianthus annuus cultivar XRQ/B chromosome 13, HanXRQr2.0-SUNRISE, whole genome shotgun sequence harbors:
- the LOC110897585 gene encoding uncharacterized protein LOC110897585 isoform X3 gives MVSNPSKDKKKLSKSSQQVKPISQTSEITRDMEMRLLLWNLVDHLIMLVQRLLAWSKKSRSLHAKGLERVLKWLRETKKQYHSSQDQAGQRMVKTGMLLLSSCWKHYGVLLHLEDHQISSRYKELLDQYLSGIEYYAGNYTKDQNDANDSGISTINFFLNCLLLLLGRFSSKQFDTAMMEHRVDITRVVASQLCSADDDVIDGAVSILKATIFGTNHLQSGSNLTDNKQMKSVLPLLLNLLDERDGTARAVVTLIAEYCSMSEDRYCLDQILKRLASENINQRRNALDVISEVINISSDSPSNLSHPVWQDISNHLLDCLKDEEDPIRARADKLLTLVDPSLVLPALVNLIYSLDATLSSSATTTLLRVLTSHNQKPEVISLLLDCLSNLDASLDHQKTAENYIPEGFKGDVDKVLKLIPEWSRSVENWKLLVGPLVDKMFAEPSNPIMVKFLSYISEYLGATADIVFQQILLHTESQTEIDENFMSELDISGTENDIKLQHSLFNRLCPLLLIRLLPLKVFNDQKSSLVYADLLGQNNNIHDISEMRCIASLLLKRTFNKFEFEDVRKLSAELCGRLHPNVFFPAVSSELERATNDHDILKMKACLFAVCTSLVVRGVESVDHPGMSRVRESIKTVLLWPSIDGDEISKAQHGCIDCLAIALCTEFQAPKPSKKKSIIQTGNSGTVTFQAYVLDLLTFDEHNIISSNWEPLNQMSEKQLLSFRLCMANVLISACQKISDSAKKLFASKILQRIVHSVNVFGLLSFNAWFYQQNVKEPEIRAACIQVLFSIVYHLKSVVLPYSSDLLKASLESLKRGSEMERMGGAKLLASLMASEEAIVQRISEGLLEAKTLLLDISQTDSSPSVRQLCSQLLACMTST, from the exons ATGGTTTCTAATCCTTCAAAAGACAAGAAAAAGCTATCTAAATCTAGTCAACAAGTTAAGCCAATCAGTCAAACTTCTGAGATCACAAGGGATATGGAAATGCGCTTGTTGCTTTGGAATCTTGTAGATCATCTCATTATGCTTGTGCAGAGACTCCTTGCT TGGAGCAAGAAAAGCCGGTCTTTACATGCAAAAGGATTGGAAAGAGTTTTGAAATGGCTACGAGAGACAAAAAAGCAGTATCATTCTTCTCAAGATCAGGCGG GTCAACGTATGGTAAAAACTGGCATGTTGCTTCTATCATCTTGTTGGAAACACTATGGCGTTCTATTGCATTTGGAAGATCACCAAATTTCTAGTCGTTACAAGGAGTTACTGGACCAGTATTTGTCTGGTATTGAG TATTATGCAGGGAACTACACGAAAGATCAAAATGATGCTAATGATAGTGGAATATCAACCATAAATTTCTTCTTGAATTGCTTATTGCTTCTATTGGGCCGTTTTTCTTCAAAGCAGTTTGACACTGCAATGATGGAACACAGAGTGGATATTACTCGTGTTGTCGCATCACAG CTTTGTTCAGCTGATGATGATGTCATCGATGGTGCTGTTTCAATTCTAAAAGCAACCATTTTTGGCACAAACCATCTTCAATCTGGGAGCAATCTCACAGACAATAAACAGATGAAATCCGTGTTGCCTTTATTATTAAATCTTTTGGATGAACGTGATGGTACAGCCAGAGCTGTTGTGACATTAATTGCTGAATATTGTTCAAT GAGTGAGGATAGATATTGCCTTGATCAAATTCTAAAGCGTCTTGCTAGTGAAAATATCAATCAAAGAAGGAATGCTTTGGATGTCATATCAGAAGTCATCAACATTTCATCAGATTCACCCTCAAACCTTTCACATCCGGTTTG GCAGGATATATCAAACCATCTACTTGATTGTCTTAAAGATGAAGAAGATCCAATTCGTGCACGTGCAGACAAACTACTAACACTTGTTG ATCCGTCATTGGTGTTGCCTGCGCTAGTTAATCTAATTTATTCATTGGACGCAACATTATCTTCATCTGCTACAACTACGTTACTTCGCGTTCTCACATCTCACAACCAGAAACCTGAAGTTATCTCCTTGTTGCTAGATTGTTTAAG TAATCTCGATGCAAGTTTAGATCATCAGAAGACTGCAGAGAACTACATACCAGAAG GATTTAAGGGTGACGTGGATAAAGTTCTCAAGCTGATACCAGAGTGGTCTAGATCT GTAGAAAATTGGAAATTATTAGTGGGGCCACTAGTAGACAAGATGTTTGCTGAGCCATCAAACCCGATCATGGTTAAGTTTCTAAGTTATATAAGTGAATATCTAGGAGCAACAGCGGATATAGTCTTCCAACAAATTCTATTACATACGGAATCACAAACAGA AATTGATGAAAACTTTATGAGTGAACTGGATATATCCGGTACAGAAAATGATATAAAGTTGCAGCATTCTCTCTTTAATCGTCTCTGCCCACTGCTTCTTATAAGGCTTCTTCCATTAAAAGTTTTTAATGACCAAAAATCTTCTCTTGTTTATGCTGATCTTCTTGGTCAAAATA ATAATATACACGATATCAGTGAAATGAGATGTATTGCGTCACTTCTTCTCAAAAG GACATTTAACAAGTTTGAATTTGAAGATGTTAGGAAACTTTCAGCTGAGCTCTGTGGACGGCTTCATCCCAAT GTTTTCTTCCCCGCTGTTTCATCTGAATTGGAACGTGCTACAAACGATCATGATATATTGAAGATGAAAGCCTGTCTCTTTGCAGTTTGCACATCTCTAGTG GTTAGAGGCGTGGAGTCTGTTGATCATCCAGGCATGAGTCGTGTCAGAGAATCAATTAAAACTGTTCTGTTATGGCCCTCAATAGATGGTGATGAAA TTTCAAAAGCTCAGCATGGATGTATTGATTGTCTTGCAATCGCCTTGTGTACTGAGTTTCAAGCTCCAAAACCCTCGAAGAAAAAAAGCATCATTCAAACTG GAAATAGTGGCACTGTTACATTTCAAGCTTACGTGCTTGACCTGTTGACTTTTGATGAGCACAATATAATTTCCTCCAACTGGGAGCCACTTAATCAAATGTCAGAAAAGCAGTTACTTTCATTCCGTCTATGCATGGCCAATGTCCTCATCAGTGCTTGTCAGAAGATTTCAGATTCCGCTAAAAAGTTATTTGCTTCGAAAATTCTGCAACGCATTGTTCATTCCGTAAAC GTTTTCGGGCTGCTAAGTTTTAATGCCTGGTTTTATCAACAGAATGTGAAGGAACCCGAGATTAGGGCTGCATGTATCCAAGTTCTTTTCTCCATCGTGTACCATTTGAAGTCTGTTGTCCTTCCCTACTCATCTGACCTTCTCAAGGCCTCGTTGGAATCTCTAAAGCGTGGGTCCGAAATG GAAAGGATGGGTGGAGCCAAATTACTGGCATCGTTAATGGCAAGTGAGGAAGCGATCGTGCAAAGAATTTCAGAAGGATTATTGGAAGCAAAAACCCTACTCTTAGATATATCTCAAACAGATTCTTCACCAAGTGTCAGACAATTGTGCTCACAATTGCTTGCATGTATGACGTCTACCTAG
- the LOC110897585 gene encoding uncharacterized protein LOC110897585 isoform X1, with protein sequence MEIEEHKTIWKSEDEDSMVAATVGRVMSTVLTARPTKLIDSISRLQSSPNPNNSLALSLENSLRILHKYVRDGAEKEESLDEILIPMIEHSLRSKDSKHKNQEMILLNWLFQDEVLFQALARKFSDILLRKEDRHIALGWCILARRLIEYDVTMSRFSVTGIKERYTKLLENLCLCSGHLMSLINNGSNLQGGFELPTRLSVAAADCIIALSVALAKKEMVSNPSKDKKKLSKSSQQVKPISQTSEITRDMEMRLLLWNLVDHLIMLVQRLLAWSKKSRSLHAKGLERVLKWLRETKKQYHSSQDQAGQRMVKTGMLLLSSCWKHYGVLLHLEDHQISSRYKELLDQYLSGIEYYAGNYTKDQNDANDSGISTINFFLNCLLLLLGRFSSKQFDTAMMEHRVDITRVVASQLCSADDDVIDGAVSILKATIFGTNHLQSGSNLTDNKQMKSVLPLLLNLLDERDGTARAVVTLIAEYCSMSEDRYCLDQILKRLASENINQRRNALDVISEVINISSDSPSNLSHPVWQDISNHLLDCLKDEEDPIRARADKLLTLVDPSLVLPALVNLIYSLDATLSSSATTTLLRVLTSHNQKPEVISLLLDCLSNLDASLDHQKTAENYIPEGFKGDVDKVLKLIPEWSRSVENWKLLVGPLVDKMFAEPSNPIMVKFLSYISEYLGATADIVFQQILLHTESQTEIDENFMSELDISGTENDIKLQHSLFNRLCPLLLIRLLPLKVFNDQKSSLVYADLLGQNNNIHDISEMRCIASLLLKRTFNKFEFEDVRKLSAELCGRLHPNVFFPAVSSELERATNDHDILKMKACLFAVCTSLVVRGVESVDHPGMSRVRESIKTVLLWPSIDGDEISKAQHGCIDCLAIALCTEFQAPKPSKKKSIIQTGNSGTVTFQAYVLDLLTFDEHNIISSNWEPLNQMSEKQLLSFRLCMANVLISACQKISDSAKKLFASKILQRIVHSVNVFGLLSFNAWFYQQNVKEPEIRAACIQVLFSIVYHLKSVVLPYSSDLLKASLESLKRGSEMERMGGAKLLASLMASEEAIVQRISEGLLEAKTLLLDISQTDSSPSVRQLCSQLLACMTST encoded by the exons TATCGTTAGAGAACTCGTTACGGATTCTTCACAAGTATGTTAGGGATGGAGCTGAGAAGGAAGAGTCTCTTGATGAAATCCTGATACCTATGATTGAACAT TCATTAAGAAGTAAAGATTCAAAACACAAGAACCAGGAGATGATTCTTCTTAATTGGCTCTTTCAAGATGAAGTTCTTTTCCAAGCGTTGGCAAGAAAATTTTCTGATATTTTGCTGAGGAAAGAGGACCGTCATATCGCGTTGGGCTGGTGTATCCTTGCACGCCGTCTCATAGAGTATGATGTTACCATGAGTCGGTTTTCAGTAACCG GGATAAAGGAAAGGTACACCAAACTCTTGGAGAATCTTTGTTTGTGTAGTGGTCATCTTATGTCTCTAATAAACAATGGGAG TAATTTGCAGGGTGGGTTCGAGTTACCGACACGTCTTTCAGTGGCTGCAGCAGATTGTATTATAGCTCTTAGTGTCGCATTGGCGAAAAAGGAAATGGTTTCTAATCCTTCAAAAGACAAGAAAAAGCTATCTAAATCTAGTCAACAAGTTAAGCCAATCAGTCAAACTTCTGAGATCACAAGGGATATGGAAATGCGCTTGTTGCTTTGGAATCTTGTAGATCATCTCATTATGCTTGTGCAGAGACTCCTTGCT TGGAGCAAGAAAAGCCGGTCTTTACATGCAAAAGGATTGGAAAGAGTTTTGAAATGGCTACGAGAGACAAAAAAGCAGTATCATTCTTCTCAAGATCAGGCGG GTCAACGTATGGTAAAAACTGGCATGTTGCTTCTATCATCTTGTTGGAAACACTATGGCGTTCTATTGCATTTGGAAGATCACCAAATTTCTAGTCGTTACAAGGAGTTACTGGACCAGTATTTGTCTGGTATTGAG TATTATGCAGGGAACTACACGAAAGATCAAAATGATGCTAATGATAGTGGAATATCAACCATAAATTTCTTCTTGAATTGCTTATTGCTTCTATTGGGCCGTTTTTCTTCAAAGCAGTTTGACACTGCAATGATGGAACACAGAGTGGATATTACTCGTGTTGTCGCATCACAG CTTTGTTCAGCTGATGATGATGTCATCGATGGTGCTGTTTCAATTCTAAAAGCAACCATTTTTGGCACAAACCATCTTCAATCTGGGAGCAATCTCACAGACAATAAACAGATGAAATCCGTGTTGCCTTTATTATTAAATCTTTTGGATGAACGTGATGGTACAGCCAGAGCTGTTGTGACATTAATTGCTGAATATTGTTCAAT GAGTGAGGATAGATATTGCCTTGATCAAATTCTAAAGCGTCTTGCTAGTGAAAATATCAATCAAAGAAGGAATGCTTTGGATGTCATATCAGAAGTCATCAACATTTCATCAGATTCACCCTCAAACCTTTCACATCCGGTTTG GCAGGATATATCAAACCATCTACTTGATTGTCTTAAAGATGAAGAAGATCCAATTCGTGCACGTGCAGACAAACTACTAACACTTGTTG ATCCGTCATTGGTGTTGCCTGCGCTAGTTAATCTAATTTATTCATTGGACGCAACATTATCTTCATCTGCTACAACTACGTTACTTCGCGTTCTCACATCTCACAACCAGAAACCTGAAGTTATCTCCTTGTTGCTAGATTGTTTAAG TAATCTCGATGCAAGTTTAGATCATCAGAAGACTGCAGAGAACTACATACCAGAAG GATTTAAGGGTGACGTGGATAAAGTTCTCAAGCTGATACCAGAGTGGTCTAGATCT GTAGAAAATTGGAAATTATTAGTGGGGCCACTAGTAGACAAGATGTTTGCTGAGCCATCAAACCCGATCATGGTTAAGTTTCTAAGTTATATAAGTGAATATCTAGGAGCAACAGCGGATATAGTCTTCCAACAAATTCTATTACATACGGAATCACAAACAGA AATTGATGAAAACTTTATGAGTGAACTGGATATATCCGGTACAGAAAATGATATAAAGTTGCAGCATTCTCTCTTTAATCGTCTCTGCCCACTGCTTCTTATAAGGCTTCTTCCATTAAAAGTTTTTAATGACCAAAAATCTTCTCTTGTTTATGCTGATCTTCTTGGTCAAAATA ATAATATACACGATATCAGTGAAATGAGATGTATTGCGTCACTTCTTCTCAAAAG GACATTTAACAAGTTTGAATTTGAAGATGTTAGGAAACTTTCAGCTGAGCTCTGTGGACGGCTTCATCCCAAT GTTTTCTTCCCCGCTGTTTCATCTGAATTGGAACGTGCTACAAACGATCATGATATATTGAAGATGAAAGCCTGTCTCTTTGCAGTTTGCACATCTCTAGTG GTTAGAGGCGTGGAGTCTGTTGATCATCCAGGCATGAGTCGTGTCAGAGAATCAATTAAAACTGTTCTGTTATGGCCCTCAATAGATGGTGATGAAA TTTCAAAAGCTCAGCATGGATGTATTGATTGTCTTGCAATCGCCTTGTGTACTGAGTTTCAAGCTCCAAAACCCTCGAAGAAAAAAAGCATCATTCAAACTG GAAATAGTGGCACTGTTACATTTCAAGCTTACGTGCTTGACCTGTTGACTTTTGATGAGCACAATATAATTTCCTCCAACTGGGAGCCACTTAATCAAATGTCAGAAAAGCAGTTACTTTCATTCCGTCTATGCATGGCCAATGTCCTCATCAGTGCTTGTCAGAAGATTTCAGATTCCGCTAAAAAGTTATTTGCTTCGAAAATTCTGCAACGCATTGTTCATTCCGTAAAC GTTTTCGGGCTGCTAAGTTTTAATGCCTGGTTTTATCAACAGAATGTGAAGGAACCCGAGATTAGGGCTGCATGTATCCAAGTTCTTTTCTCCATCGTGTACCATTTGAAGTCTGTTGTCCTTCCCTACTCATCTGACCTTCTCAAGGCCTCGTTGGAATCTCTAAAGCGTGGGTCCGAAATG GAAAGGATGGGTGGAGCCAAATTACTGGCATCGTTAATGGCAAGTGAGGAAGCGATCGTGCAAAGAATTTCAGAAGGATTATTGGAAGCAAAAACCCTACTCTTAGATATATCTCAAACAGATTCTTCACCAAGTGTCAGACAATTGTGCTCACAATTGCTTGCATGTATGACGTCTACCTAG
- the LOC110897585 gene encoding uncharacterized protein LOC110897585 isoform X2, producing the protein MEIEEHKTIWKSEDEDSMVAATVGRVMSTVLTARPTKLIDSISRLQSSPNPNNSLALSLENSLRILHKYVRDGAEKEESLDEILIPMIEHSLRSKDSKHKNQEMILLNWLFQDEVLFQALARKFSDILLRKEDRHIALGWCILARRLIEYDVTMSRFSVTGIKERYTKLLENLCLCSGHLMSLINNGSNLQGGFELPTRLSVAAADCIIALSVALAKKEMVSNPSKDKKKLSKSSQQVKPISQTSEITRDMEMRLLLWNLVDHLIMLVQRLLAWSKKSRSLHAKGLERVLKWLRETKKQYHSSQDQAGQRMVKTGMLLLSSCWKHYGVLLHLEDHQISSRYKELLDQYLSGIEYYAGNYTKDQNDANDSGISTINFFLNCLLLLLGRFSSKQFDTAMMEHRVDITRVVASQLCSADDDVIDGAVSILKATIFGTNHLQSGSNLTDNKQMKSVLPLLLNLLDERDGTARAVVTLIAEYCSMSEDRYCLDQILKRLASENINQRRNALDVISEVINISSDSPSNLSHPVWQDISNHLLDCLKDEEDPIRARADKLLTLVDPSLVLPALVNLIYSLDATLSSSATTTLLRVLTSHNQKPEVISLLLDCLSNLDASLDHQKTAENYIPEGFKGDVDKVLKLIPEWSRSVENWKLLVGPLVDKMFAEPSNPIMVKFLSYISEYLGATADIVFQQILLHTESQTEIDENFMSELDISGTENDIKLQHSLFNRLCPLLLIRLLPLKVFNDQKSSLVYADLLGQNNNIHDISEMRCIASLLLKRTFNKFEFEDVRKLSAELCGRLHPNVFFPAVSSELERATNDHDILKMKACLFAVCTSLVVRGVESVDHPGMSRVRESIKTVLLWPSIDGDEISKAQHGCIDCLAIALCTEFQAPKPSKKKSIIQTGNSGTVTFQAYVLDLLTFDEHNIISSNWEPLNQMSEKQLLSFRLCMANVLISACQKISDSAKKLFASKILQRIVHSVNNVKEPEIRAACIQVLFSIVYHLKSVVLPYSSDLLKASLESLKRGSEMERMGGAKLLASLMASEEAIVQRISEGLLEAKTLLLDISQTDSSPSVRQLCSQLLACMTST; encoded by the exons TATCGTTAGAGAACTCGTTACGGATTCTTCACAAGTATGTTAGGGATGGAGCTGAGAAGGAAGAGTCTCTTGATGAAATCCTGATACCTATGATTGAACAT TCATTAAGAAGTAAAGATTCAAAACACAAGAACCAGGAGATGATTCTTCTTAATTGGCTCTTTCAAGATGAAGTTCTTTTCCAAGCGTTGGCAAGAAAATTTTCTGATATTTTGCTGAGGAAAGAGGACCGTCATATCGCGTTGGGCTGGTGTATCCTTGCACGCCGTCTCATAGAGTATGATGTTACCATGAGTCGGTTTTCAGTAACCG GGATAAAGGAAAGGTACACCAAACTCTTGGAGAATCTTTGTTTGTGTAGTGGTCATCTTATGTCTCTAATAAACAATGGGAG TAATTTGCAGGGTGGGTTCGAGTTACCGACACGTCTTTCAGTGGCTGCAGCAGATTGTATTATAGCTCTTAGTGTCGCATTGGCGAAAAAGGAAATGGTTTCTAATCCTTCAAAAGACAAGAAAAAGCTATCTAAATCTAGTCAACAAGTTAAGCCAATCAGTCAAACTTCTGAGATCACAAGGGATATGGAAATGCGCTTGTTGCTTTGGAATCTTGTAGATCATCTCATTATGCTTGTGCAGAGACTCCTTGCT TGGAGCAAGAAAAGCCGGTCTTTACATGCAAAAGGATTGGAAAGAGTTTTGAAATGGCTACGAGAGACAAAAAAGCAGTATCATTCTTCTCAAGATCAGGCGG GTCAACGTATGGTAAAAACTGGCATGTTGCTTCTATCATCTTGTTGGAAACACTATGGCGTTCTATTGCATTTGGAAGATCACCAAATTTCTAGTCGTTACAAGGAGTTACTGGACCAGTATTTGTCTGGTATTGAG TATTATGCAGGGAACTACACGAAAGATCAAAATGATGCTAATGATAGTGGAATATCAACCATAAATTTCTTCTTGAATTGCTTATTGCTTCTATTGGGCCGTTTTTCTTCAAAGCAGTTTGACACTGCAATGATGGAACACAGAGTGGATATTACTCGTGTTGTCGCATCACAG CTTTGTTCAGCTGATGATGATGTCATCGATGGTGCTGTTTCAATTCTAAAAGCAACCATTTTTGGCACAAACCATCTTCAATCTGGGAGCAATCTCACAGACAATAAACAGATGAAATCCGTGTTGCCTTTATTATTAAATCTTTTGGATGAACGTGATGGTACAGCCAGAGCTGTTGTGACATTAATTGCTGAATATTGTTCAAT GAGTGAGGATAGATATTGCCTTGATCAAATTCTAAAGCGTCTTGCTAGTGAAAATATCAATCAAAGAAGGAATGCTTTGGATGTCATATCAGAAGTCATCAACATTTCATCAGATTCACCCTCAAACCTTTCACATCCGGTTTG GCAGGATATATCAAACCATCTACTTGATTGTCTTAAAGATGAAGAAGATCCAATTCGTGCACGTGCAGACAAACTACTAACACTTGTTG ATCCGTCATTGGTGTTGCCTGCGCTAGTTAATCTAATTTATTCATTGGACGCAACATTATCTTCATCTGCTACAACTACGTTACTTCGCGTTCTCACATCTCACAACCAGAAACCTGAAGTTATCTCCTTGTTGCTAGATTGTTTAAG TAATCTCGATGCAAGTTTAGATCATCAGAAGACTGCAGAGAACTACATACCAGAAG GATTTAAGGGTGACGTGGATAAAGTTCTCAAGCTGATACCAGAGTGGTCTAGATCT GTAGAAAATTGGAAATTATTAGTGGGGCCACTAGTAGACAAGATGTTTGCTGAGCCATCAAACCCGATCATGGTTAAGTTTCTAAGTTATATAAGTGAATATCTAGGAGCAACAGCGGATATAGTCTTCCAACAAATTCTATTACATACGGAATCACAAACAGA AATTGATGAAAACTTTATGAGTGAACTGGATATATCCGGTACAGAAAATGATATAAAGTTGCAGCATTCTCTCTTTAATCGTCTCTGCCCACTGCTTCTTATAAGGCTTCTTCCATTAAAAGTTTTTAATGACCAAAAATCTTCTCTTGTTTATGCTGATCTTCTTGGTCAAAATA ATAATATACACGATATCAGTGAAATGAGATGTATTGCGTCACTTCTTCTCAAAAG GACATTTAACAAGTTTGAATTTGAAGATGTTAGGAAACTTTCAGCTGAGCTCTGTGGACGGCTTCATCCCAAT GTTTTCTTCCCCGCTGTTTCATCTGAATTGGAACGTGCTACAAACGATCATGATATATTGAAGATGAAAGCCTGTCTCTTTGCAGTTTGCACATCTCTAGTG GTTAGAGGCGTGGAGTCTGTTGATCATCCAGGCATGAGTCGTGTCAGAGAATCAATTAAAACTGTTCTGTTATGGCCCTCAATAGATGGTGATGAAA TTTCAAAAGCTCAGCATGGATGTATTGATTGTCTTGCAATCGCCTTGTGTACTGAGTTTCAAGCTCCAAAACCCTCGAAGAAAAAAAGCATCATTCAAACTG GAAATAGTGGCACTGTTACATTTCAAGCTTACGTGCTTGACCTGTTGACTTTTGATGAGCACAATATAATTTCCTCCAACTGGGAGCCACTTAATCAAATGTCAGAAAAGCAGTTACTTTCATTCCGTCTATGCATGGCCAATGTCCTCATCAGTGCTTGTCAGAAGATTTCAGATTCCGCTAAAAAGTTATTTGCTTCGAAAATTCTGCAACGCATTGTTCATTCCGTAAAC AATGTGAAGGAACCCGAGATTAGGGCTGCATGTATCCAAGTTCTTTTCTCCATCGTGTACCATTTGAAGTCTGTTGTCCTTCCCTACTCATCTGACCTTCTCAAGGCCTCGTTGGAATCTCTAAAGCGTGGGTCCGAAATG GAAAGGATGGGTGGAGCCAAATTACTGGCATCGTTAATGGCAAGTGAGGAAGCGATCGTGCAAAGAATTTCAGAAGGATTATTGGAAGCAAAAACCCTACTCTTAGATATATCTCAAACAGATTCTTCACCAAGTGTCAGACAATTGTGCTCACAATTGCTTGCATGTATGACGTCTACCTAG